Below is a window of Gossypium hirsutum isolate 1008001.06 chromosome A12, Gossypium_hirsutum_v2.1, whole genome shotgun sequence DNA.
ggaatttcaattacttaaatttttttaaaagaatatttatccaaacaaaataatcataaacacTAACATTTTAAAATGATGCCTTTAAAAAGGATAGCACCTTAAAATTTTCCTCATTCAAACACACCCTTAAAAATGGTGGGGTAAATTTGAGGAAGATTTATAATGGAAAAAACCCTTTGTGTTTAAATTAGGTTTTCAACTTCAAACAGGTTATAATAATTTATAGTTTCGAGTTTTGAGATTCAAATACAAAATGGAATTGACTCTAACTAAATGCTCTTTCACTTGAAAATTTCTATCCAATGTCTGGAACGATCGAGTTTAAGAATCACATTGGGCGGTCAAATGGGAATAAAAGTGAAGGTAGATTTTGGGCGGATAACTTGCTTCATAATGCACGTACATGCTTATCTCATTTGGATGTTGCTCGTGATCCATGGATATGGATTGGCTCCAGTAATGGCATTGTGACGATTAATGAAAAGTATTGTTAAAAAGTGTTggcaggaaaagaagccgaaatGGAAACTGATGTCTCCAGGCATATATAAGGTGAGGTCAACACTGTGCAGATTTTCTTGCGAAATTCAAACATAATCAGGAGCCAGGCCTGGCTGATGTACCACCCCTGGGATTAGGGAATATGCTCCTAGGAGACATCATAAAAGGTGTCTGTCAATACAGTTATAAGCTTGTAATTGACTTTCTCACTTTGAATTAGTCCATTTTCTTCTGCCATGGCTGTTAATTAAcagatttatttatttgaaatcaGTTAAATAGTTTTACTTAATAAACTATCACATCACTTCGGCCACACATAGCCTTCCATGtttctttcatttattaattaataatataagagAGTTGGCTTCTTTTGTAGAGGCAGATAAGAGTGCTTTATTAGGCTGTGATTAACTCCAGTCTTTTCCGTCAGTCATCACCATCCTATGTTCCCTAAATTACTCCTTTTGGGCtctgaataaaattaaattagtacGTAAGGATGTGGGGCTTGTTTTCTTTAATGCAATTGTGGACGGCATGTGTTTTCCTTTCCCGCTCTCTGATCACATTCACATATATTCGacattcaatttatttaaaatagtttGAATGCCAATCTCAAATTACCTAAAACTATGgccaaaaagatttttttttttaaaaaaagtgataCATATGGTCTCAAagggatgatgatgatgatgatgatgatgatgatgatcaaAACTCTTCCAACAGTTCCGTCTGAATTTACCTCAACCGCACTCGATGAAGAGCCATATAAGCGATGAGTCGATAGCCGACCAGCATGAGTGCCATAATAGACACATCTATCCACATGTGACTCAGACCCATTGATTTGATGGCAGGAAGATCCCCAACCCTACACCACACTCCCTTTGAGCACTCGTAATAATCATCCTCTCTGTACTGAACTCCAAGCAGAAGCTTGTAGCAATAGTAGCTATAACTCAAGTACTTTAGCCACACTATGAAAGCCGGGATTTGTTGAACATAGTATCCCCCAGCTATGAGGAAAACAAGAGTTGTTACagaagctaatgtggtggcctgTTTAACGTCCATGAGAATAGCCCCAATGGCTAAACCCAGACTTTGAGAGACCAGCACATTGTAAAGCACCACTAGCAGGGATAAGATGAAGGTAACAGGGTCAGGTTTAAGACCACCCATCCAATAGATTATGAAGACGAAGGCTGTGGGAAGCGCAAGCTCCAGTGGTAGATCACCGAATGTTCTAGCCAGGAAGTAAGATGAAAGGCGGTACATCCCAGATGATCGTTCCTTGATTAGCATTCTTCTTTCTTGTGGAAATGTGAATACCGCATTGTAGAGTGGATAGAATCCCCAGAAGACAGAGAAGAAAAACAGCAGCGCTATCTGTTTATATGACATGCAAAACCCTTTGTTTAGATTCATTGTGATATACTACTACTCAATTAGTGTGTTGATTGAAAAAGAAGAGCTCTTACGCGGTCAGAGATGTGAGAAGCTGGGGTATGCCACCATAGTAGTCCACCCAGTACGGCCACACTGATGACTTGGAAAATTCTTAGCCTGTTGAAGGCTTCGTACCTCCTTTCTCTTACCCCTCTTTGGAGCAGCACCTTGAACTGATGCCACCAACTTGTgcaccactgttctgatttgtcATTCCCTGCATTAATCAATGCATCATAAATAAGCATATGATGTACAACTCAAAACTAAAGAGTAATTAAGGGAAGTTGATGGATTCCAGAGAAAATTACTTGCAGATGGCTCTTTTGCATTCATGCCGCTATTGACATCTGAATTGCAAAGCTCGGCTTTCAGTCTTGTGGAAATGTTTTTCTCGTAGGCAGATATAAGAGCATCTTTCACCGATTTCTGTTCTTGTTCTGTACTCTCAACTTGCTCCACTGAGTGTATAAAATCAGGTCCGATTCCTGCAGTGAACAGCAATCAATATTGTTCACCAAGTAGAATTCATTACCTGATCGCCAATATACATGGTAATTTTGCTTCTAATATACATGGATATATTtgaattcattatttttattctgAATGCCGACTAATGtgtttaattgaaatttgaaatataaGAGCGAATATATTTATGCACTGaaactcttttatatatatatataatttttattttaatagttaagcTTTTCGACTATACGAAGGAAGTATGAAGAGTGGATCTTTGACAGAGCAGACTCCATGTGGCGGCACCATTTTTTGTAAAGCCATCTAAGGGTAGAGTAGAACagcatgaaagaaagaaaaagtaaacagAAGAACTCAAAGCGTTCCATTCCTCATTGGTCTTTCTATacgaatgaaaaaaagaagaagaagcagagcTGAAAATTACCGTTAGCAAGATCAAGTAAGAGATCAGCTGGATTGACAGTCATGGATGTAGAAAATCCAATGGAGGAAAAATATTCCAGGGCTGCAGATGCTGAACCGTA
It encodes the following:
- the LOC107946823 gene encoding ABC transporter G family member 14, which translates into the protein MPLNLIATKPEHGMSSGPLEALSETPEPHNSAMLAFPIQRNSQPPVRLTTMYPITLKFEEIVYKVKLEQKGSCWGGWITREKTILNGISGVVYPGEILAMLGPSGSGKTTLLTALGGRLTGKLSGKITYNGQPFCGAIKRRAGFVAQDDVLYPHLTVTETLLFTALLRLPNSLSRDEKVQHVERVIAELGLTRCRNSMIGGPLFRGISGGEKKRVSIGQEMLINPSLLLLDEPTSGLDSTTAQRILTTIKRLASGGRTVVTTIHQPSSRLYHMFDKVVLLSEGCPIYYGSASAALEYFSSIGFSTSMTVNPADLLLDLANGIGPDFIHSVEQVESTEQEQKSVKDALISAYEKNISTRLKAELCNSDVNSGMNAKEPSARNDKSEQWCTSWWHQFKVLLQRGVRERRYEAFNRLRIFQVISVAVLGGLLWWHTPASHISDRIALLFFFSVFWGFYPLYNAVFTFPQERRMLIKERSSGMYRLSSYFLARTFGDLPLELALPTAFVFIIYWMGGLKPDPVTFILSLLVVLYNVLVSQSLGLAIGAILMDVKQATTLASVTTLVFLIAGGYYVQQIPAFIVWLKYLSYSYYCYKLLLGVQYREDDYYECSKGVWCRVGDLPAIKSMGLSHMWIDVSIMALMLVGYRLIAYMALHRVRLR